A genomic region of Gammaproteobacteria bacterium contains the following coding sequences:
- a CDS encoding SUMF1/EgtB/PvdO family nonheme iron enzyme: MVSGRASEHRVRLPAYYIDQYEVTNADYRAFFAAVNVPPPDHWLDRGYVPSLKRDKRARARCREAAPARGEDLQARPDTRAMTKDELAAIGKKFELQGREPVIYLSWNDADAYCRWAGKRLPTEAEDRVARGAGGQEFPGGRSGRTA, encoded by the coding sequence GTGGTATCTGGACGAGCATCCGAGCACCGCGTGCGCCTGCCCGCCTACTATATCGACCAGTACGAGGTCACCAACGCCGACTACCGCGCGTTCTTCGCCGCGGTCAACGTCCCGCCGCCGGACCACTGGCTCGACCGCGGCTACGTCCCCAGCCTGAAGCGCGACAAGCGGGCGCGCGCTCGATGTCGAGAAGCTGCGCCAGCTCGCGGTGAAGACCTTCAAGCTCGACCCGACACGCGGGCGATGACGAAGGACGAGCTGGCGGCGATCGGGAAGAAGTTCGAGCTGCAGGGGCGCGAGCCGGTGATCTACTTGAGCTGGAACGACGCCGATGCTTACTGCCGCTGGGCCGGCAAGCGCCTGCCGACCGAGGCCGAGGACAGGGTGGCGCGCGGCGCCGGTGGCCAGGAATTTCCTGGGGGGCGGAGTGGAAGGACGGCATGA